The genomic DNA GGTTACAGTATAAGGCATACTGCTCGCACCGTTCATGCCGGTAGGTTGGGGTTGAAGAGCCGGAGGAAGTATCGAGTTAATGCCTGTCGGCATTGGCTGCTGTGGCTGGAGTTGCGGTTGGTAGCCTCCAAAGCCTGTCGGTTGTGGTGCAAGGCCCTGGAAGCCagtctgctgttgctgaagtTGCTGAATGCCAAATTGTGACTGTGGCTGGAACCCAGTGGGCTGTGCCACCAAGCCACCTGCAAACTGACCTTGCGGCATGAAACCGGTTGGCTGCGGCTGGAGCGATGGATTGAAGCGTTGCTGGTTCAATTCCGCCAGACTCTGGCCAGGCGGGGCGATCTGTGGGCCAGGTTGAGGAAGACCGGTCAGTTGTGGTTGCAGTGGAGGTGGACCAAAAGTGCTTGGTTGCTGGGGGAAGTTCTGTGGCGCAGAAAGCGGCCTCTGTGGAGGCGGCGGGAGGAGCGAGCTCTGAGCCATATTCTGAGGGGGTTGTGGGCGCTGCCTCGATGCCTGCTGAAAGCCTGTCTGTTGGGGGCTGAATGTCTGGGGCCCCGTTTGCATGGGCTGCTGTGCTATTTGTGCCACTTGTGTGAAAAAGCCAGGAGTGGCACCTGTCTGTTGGGGCTGCATCTGGGGAGCAGGCACTGCAGTCGGCTGTGGCTGGATAGCAGCGGGGGATGACGCAGCTTGAGAGGCCTGAGATGTAGGTGCGGGCGCCGGTTGTGCGGGAGTTGGCTGCAGAGGTGCTTGCAGTAGGGATAGGTCAGCCATTGCCCCAGTAAGTTGTTTTTGCACTGGAGCTTGGGTTGTAGCAGGGGGTGCTGTGGCCGGTGGTGGCGATGAAGAGGGCGGCGCCGAAGACGCGGGCTGTTTAGGTTGCTTCACCTCCcaagcatcgtcatcgaagCCACGTTGTACCGGTTTCTCAACTGCAGCAGAAGCGGGTGGAGTTCCCGTGCGTTCCTGCGGGTTGGGTGCATCCTCCTTCTGTTCGAAGGCCTTCGGATCAACGACATCACCGGTCTGGACTGCGGGTGCCGGCCTGCCCTTGCGGGTGTTGTTGCGTAGAACCCCTCCAGGGCCGGAGAAAAGACCGCCAGGAGAGCCAGCTTCCCCATTGCTGATGACCTCTTCTCCACCGAAGCTGACATTGCGCAGCTTGGACTTGGACCCAGTTCTGCCGAACATATTGTCCAGATGCCGCATAACCCGTAGAATGTCACCCTCCTTCAATCCAAGGGTACGCAGGTTCTCAGAGGTAATGTCCGGTAGAATCGCTTCATCCATGGAGTCCTTGATAAAGTTCTGGGCATACCGCTCGCATTGATGTGGTCCAACTCCGGCTTTTAGGAAGAAATCAAACCAATCGTACTCGGGCCCAACTGATGCACCGGCGCGATTGGCCTCGGATTTCGGCTCCGATTTCTGGGCTCGGCGGCGAATATCAGACAGAGGCTTGTCTTCGTCCAAAGAAACGCCAGTAAGCTTTTCCACATATTCGAGGTCCTCAATAGACATCTTGGGAATGGGGACAGCAATCTTGACTCCGTTGGTCTTATGGAGGTGGATCTTCCCATCTTGCAAGCCGATAAATTGCGCTTCGACCGTGAAAGACTTGGTACGATCCGTCCACAGCCTTGTCTTGGTAGGATCCGGTTCTGTAATCTCGTTTAGATGCGGATTTCAAAGTATTATGGGGTTAGGCAAAGCGGGGGAAAGGACATACTCGGCCTACTGGCGCTCTTGCTGTCACGTTTTTTGTGCTGCTCGAGATTGTCAGTATTCTCTCTTACCAGGGTCACTGTCGTTTGATAGGGCAGCTTAACGGTACAGCTTACCTCAGAGGTCCGCGAATCTATCGAGTCAGTCCTCGATTTCCGCATCGCCTCCTTGGCCAGGCGTGTCTCTTCAAGTCGATTCCTTTCTACCGTGGATAGGCCCGACTCGACGCCAGTGGGTTGACTGGAAACAAAGCCCGTGATCTCGATGTAGCTGCTTGGTACCACACCCTCTCTGCCATTCTTCATGCGTCGCACCATCCACCATTCCTCGGATTTGGTGTCGTCCAGAATGACAACCTCATCGCCGGCAGCCACAGTAACCTCGTCATCTCCCTGCGCCATGAAATCATACAAAATTTgacccttcttcttgccgccGCCTCCTGCGCCGGCTGCAATGACTTCCTTCAGGCCCTCGGCACGGTAGGCCCCAGAAATTTCACCCAGCGCGGAAACAATCTCTCGAGCGGTGTCCTTGGCTCCAGCATGAAAATCAATGCTTTTGCTGGGCCGAACCAGATCGAGGAAGACATGCTTGCCTTCAATAGAGTAATGGGTGAGTCTATCTGCAGTCCATTCTTGCATGTCGCCGTCCCCTTCTGGTGAGATAAAGATCGTTCCAGTCGCGATGTTGATGCCCAATGTCGTtggcatcttcttcctcttgccCATAACTTCAACCATTTCATTGATATTGTACAGATGATAGCCGGAAGGGGAACGAGGTGTCGACTGTCCGATTCGATTATATGGCGGAGACTCCCGCACATGGCCCTGGCCATCCTGCTCCCTCACCGTGGCATGCTGAGGGCgtagaggaggagagggtTCTGGCGGAGAGTACCGGTCCACTGGAGGAGAGATCTGTTGCGACGGAGGTCGCTGCGGTAACGttggaggcggcggcgagggcTCCCTCTGATAGCTGTCTTCTGGTCGCTGAGACGGTCGTTGGGTTTGTGGCGGCGGGATATCCCTGGAGGGTTCGGATTCTACGGGTGATGCGTGCTGTTTATGAATGATATCCGctattgctgctgccgctgggTTCTGTATCGTGTCAATCGGAGAGCGAGTAGATGCGGGCGCGACCGGTTCCTGTGTCGGTACCTCGACCGGGCGTTGCGGAAGGGCCGGAGCGGACGGctcgacagcagcaggagaagggagagaaggCCGGGCGGTGGAAGTATCACCCTCCTGAACCTCGATGTAGTTTGCAGGGGCGAAACCAAAATCGCCATTGACACCAACTAATGTCCAATCTGGATCGGAAGTATCGTACACCACCAGTTCCGCGTCCTCGGAGAATGAgacttcttcgtcggtcTGGCGTGTATAGTCGTACAGTGCCTTTGCATGGCTGATCGCAGGAGCCTATACAATTTGAATGAGTGTCCATTAGCACATCCATCATCTCATTGTGAAGAAAGAAGTGTCCGCGGTAGCCACGATCGGCATGACGAAACACCCCAAGCACGCCCCGAGAGTCTCAGACAGACGCTATGCCCCAGATCCTTAGGCTATGAAGCGTCCTATGACAGTATAGCTTACCTCCTCGACATAGTTATTCGGTACAAGACCCTCCggttcatcctcgtcatctcgttcggccttcttcttcgctttccaCCAATCGTCTTCGACGCTTTTCTCAAGAATGTAGAGCAAATCACCCTCGCGAAGCTCCAGTTCACCTTCGCCTTGAGGCTGGTAGTCGTAGACCGCTTTGTACACCCCGAGGAACCCCATTTTAGATTCAAGCCCCCGGGCGAGCGCCGTCTAACTCGAGGACGACAGAATGGCTATGTTCAAGCGGTTCCGACGGTTTGGCGCGGGCTGGAAGTGACGCCGAGTTTGTATATCAACAGTCAGGGCGAGCCAGCCGTCCGTAGGGGGTTGTCAAGTCCGAAAGAGTAATCTAGATAGTCTAAGGCCGGCTGATGGTTGGTTGattgggggggggggggaaccGGCAGCCTTGGCAATTGGGTATCCCCTCTCCCGAGTTCTGGCCAGATCAGGGTTAAAAGGGGCTATTTATGCGATGAAGACGATTCCGAGGGAAGGAAACCGTCGCAATTAGGCAATTAATGAAAGTTATCGAGGAGAAGAGTAAGGAAAATAGAGATGACAGGGGTAGAGACGGAGAAGGGTGAGGCTCAGGAAGagagaggatgaggttgtcaGCCAGAAGCTAGTAGGAGTGAGTAGAGTGGGTGAGGGTACGTAGTTAGCAGTTCTCCGGACGGAGTACGGATACTTAGTTAGTGCCTGGCTTGTGGCCCCAAGTGCTTGGAACTGCGCATCTCTACCGTCACAGTCGACTCTGCGATTTGATGCTAAGTTCAAGTCCCTGAATTATTGCAACAGCCAGAAAGAATCCAGGTACCTAAAATATACCTGTATTATGACCTGTCACCTCACCTCAGCTCATCTCCATCTGGAGGAAATGGTACCATATCTCGAGTGTACTAGTCTACTGTGCTAGACGCTTTCCCGCTGGGGCTTTGGGCAGCCGTTCCTGGCGTCAACCACAAGCGATCACTAGGTCAAAACGCATGAATCTTCTCGTACTTACTCCATATTTCTTTGGGGATAGGGAGGACCCTACGTCGTCTCTTAACTTTCTCTACAACTATCGGAGTGTCTCTAGCTAGTTGCCGCTCCAATTTTACGCAGACCCCTAATCCTCAACTGAATCTAGCAAAATATTTCGGAACGTGATGGGAAACGGTATCTCAAATTGTAGCTGAGGTTTGATAATACTAATGGAATGTACAAGTTCAAGACAGAATTTTATATCGATCAACCCCGCTAGAGCTcatccttgaagaagatttccTCGCTGCCGTCGTCGGCATCATCAGTGGTCGGCCCTGATTTTTCTGGCTCGTAATGGTCTATCTTCTCGtctgccttcttcttttcctctcctgtCTCTGCATTGGATTCCCCCTTGTCAGCTGTAGTTCCCTGTGCCGGCTGCGATATAGAGCCCTGTGCGGCGTGATCCTCTTTCTCATCGTCGTTGGAGTCGACAGTTCCGACTAAGCCACGCTCGCCGTTAGACTCGACAATCTCCAGTGTCCAGTCCTTACCCTTGGCAAGCTCCTCGAGGCGGCTTTTCAGCGTCTCAATCTTCTCAGGATCAAGACCGTATTTCTTCAACTCCTCCTTGGACAACCTTGTGATCTCTCCATTTTGGCGCTTGGCAACTACCTcgatcttctcttctccaatgGATGCCACTCGACCCTTCTCGATCTGCTTGCCTTCCGATCCCACCCACTTGTGCGCCCCGACCTCGATATCCCCGACAACAGGAAACTCGGGTGTAATCGCTGATTCGACGAGCTGCTGAGCCAAATGATATTCCCGGTTTGCTTCCCAGTCGGAAacctcttcctcggagaGAATCTCGCGGCATTCGATCGCGTGAGCCTCGTCCTGCTGAGGCGGCAGAAATGCGACATCATTGCACAAGCGCGGAGTGTAGATCACCATGAGATATGAGCAAGTAGTAAGTTCCTTGATCCAACCGATCCGATCTGTAGATTGCGGATGGCAGTGGAACTGCACTTCGATCTTCCGGTCTTTGCCTGTCAAGTCGCACTTGGTTCCGCCCCCCAGCCGCTGCACTAAGTACCGCGACCCGCCTTTAGTCTGGAGCTCGGCGACATCTGTAGTTGTCTTTTTGTGCTCCGCATCCCCCTCCAaatcctcgtcgtcgccgcTGTTGGGAAACCTGCCCAGCACGAAAGAATGGGTCGTAGAGTCTTCTATCGGCGGGTAGTTGGGCACGCCTGGACCGGACGGTAGTGCATGAAACTGCTTGATTTGCTTCTTGTAGCAGAATGAGTATGACCACCATCCGGATATGTAGTACATGCATTTGCCTTCCATCTCGCGCAGAAGTTCCAGGCCACGGTCCGTCGCGCGTGCAATTTCTCGCTGTTCATCCTCTTTACTGGTGCTTTCCGCTCCGTTCGTCTGGTCCCTGTTTCCGTTGTCGACTTGCGGAATGGAACAGAGATATCTCTGTCCCTCAAGGAGCATCTCCTCGTATGTGAACCCAGATCCTTCTATCGTCTCTTTATTGACGTCTTCAGATTGATCTTTTCGGCTTCCCAGATATACTTGCGCATCATTGCCTTCGGAGAATGTCTTATCAGCGGAAGCCGAAGAGCTCTCTTGTTGATTCTGTAATAACTCCCTTGCTCGCGCATCAAGAATGTATTCATCAGGGAAGAAGACTTGAAACTACAAGCAGAAACCATTAGCACAATTGACCGTTCATTTTATgcagaaacaaaaaaaaaaaaaagcgaAACACGTGTGACATACTTGAGGATATGCAAGTAGATCATCTTGTATGTTGAACGCCTTCTTGCTGGCCCATGCGCCGGAACCAGCACAAGCCAGCACCAGCAATGGGGTAAGAGTCCGTATACGTCGAATCATGTCTTCGTGTTTTAGACCGACAGCAGTAATTGGATACCAATGGATCGTGATGACAGACAAGGAGTTCCCTCACTGCTAAAAGTTCCTGGGGGGCCGCTCGTAAGGTTACTAGCTTCAGTGTGGGGTGCCCGGGTCAATGAAGTGAAGGGCAGCAGTTCGTTCTCATGATTACAGCAGCATATAGAATTCAGATCTCAGAATGCAGAGGTATGTCATTAGAAGTTGTAGCTTCAGAATATGACAGCTGTAAACAACATCATTGATCTGCTATCATCGGCGGAGATCCGCATTCTGGCTTATCGACACGTGGATAAGGACTCTTAGGTCATCATCCACTGATGATAATTTACAAGCCGATTCAAGGATGGGCACCAATTTAAAGGAACGAACACAATGGAATCAATATCTGATTTCCATTAGGGCGAAAAAAATCATTTGACCATCTTGAAATGATATCGTTCTCCAAATACTTGCTACATCTTACAATCGTACGATCCAGTACCATCTGACAGTATCCAATAAATGGACTCGAAAGCGTAGAGATGCTTATGTAAAGAATACTTagatgatgattgaagaCATAGCCGACTAAACTCCATTCAGACGCCAAAAAGCAACCAGGGTATTTCTCAGAGTAGATCGATATTCTCCCAGACATGGCAaaataagagaaagaaacACGTGGACAAAGAGGTAAGTGAAGGATGCGCAAACTATGTTCGTATCATACAGAGTCATGAGAAATGGACCAGGCATCGGCGTGGCAGGAAAACATATAGCAGTTAACTCCGACGGACGGGGGCTGGATGCCTTCCGCATTAACTGGCCAAGGGCAGCGTATCAACAAGTGTCCCCCCAGAGGCCAAAAACGGAAAGATCTTCTGCCATGTAGAGGAGACCGTTCTCCGAAAATAGTACATCGGACAAGGGCGTCTGCCCTCCAGCATCTGTTTCCATTCCCGGTTGAGCGGTCGTGAGGGTTCCTCCCGGTGAACAACCAATGGGTATCCCCGTTGTTGTCAGTGTGGATATAGTACTATCGTACGGCAGTGCAGTCGCTCCTTGAGTACCACAAAGGGTGTTCCAAATGTCATTCTCTGATTCACCTGTGGAGGCTGTGGGTTGGGCACCTTGAGCTGAAAGCGAGCCTGTAGCGAGCTTTTcgggagatgagggagaAGGAGCTAACGGCTCGCCATTGCGGCTTATAACCACGTCGTCGCTGGACGCTGATGGTTCGCTTCTAAGCCCAACTTGGCCAAACAGCTGGTCGACCTGTTTGCTGCGGCGTTCCATCCACTGACGGTTTCGACGACGAACATATTCGGCCACCGCACCTCGCAGGTATTTGATGATCTGGTAAAATCGACAGGCGTGCGGATCATGTGGCACAAATAGCCCCAGAAACTTTTCGGACTTGTCCATACCTTCCTCAAGTGGGAGAAGATTGTCATACTCAGCAAAGAACGCGGCTCCCAGCACGACGGCCGAGTTGAAAACTGAATTAATTAGAAAAGGTAGTCTCCGAGGCAGAGCTTCGAATCGAGACAGATCGTCCACAATATTGAGACAGCGTAAAGCAGAGTAAACACAAGCGTCAGAGAAGAGAGCGATGCGAGAGGCGCTGGCTCTCGGATCGTTGGAGCTGATACCCGGATCACTTTTACTCTTGACGTATTGAGACACACGAAATATAAAAAAAGGTCGAGTTAACAGGATGATTGACCAGTAATATGCGCCGAATACGTGAGCCGCAGCCAGCATACTCTCAAGATTCTTTGAGCTCAACCGCTCCGTCTGGCCACTGAGAAAGGTTGGCAGGTACCGGACCCAAGCGCGGTGCTGATTTGAGATCGTTTCCGCAACATTGATCGAGACAACTTGCTTCATGTAGACTTCAGTTAGGATGCGGTCAAAGATACGGCATAATGCAACCACGCATTGGGATAACTGCGCTTCAGGTCGGGGTAGCTGTTGCTCCCCTGCAAGTGTCGCCGGATCGCGTACATCATGATCAAAATCCGAGGTCGCCGGGGGACGTCCTAAGGAAGCGCTCAGGAACAGATCTATCATCCGTAAGCTTTTCCAAACCCGCTCCCGGGCCCGACGCTCCCGAGTGCAGAAAAGAGCATTCGCATCCCTTCGATGAATGCCAACGGCATATGCGGCCCGTAAAGCGATTCCCAGGTTCATGAACGCACCATTGCGACGACACGCACCAAGCATATACATTGAGATCAAGACGTAAGATTGGATCGTGTATATGCTGGGGGTTTCGGTGA from Aspergillus fumigatus Af293 chromosome 8, whole genome shotgun sequence includes the following:
- a CDS encoding cytoskeletal protein-binding protein SLA1; the encoded protein is MGFLGVYKAVYDYQPQGEGELELREGDLLYILEKSVEDDWWKAKKKAERDDEDEPEGLVPNNYVEEAPAISHAKALYDYTRQTDEEVSFSEDAELVVYDTSDPDWTLVGVNGDFGFAPANYIEVQEGDTSTARPSLPSPAAVEPSAPALPQRPVEVPTQEPVAPASTRSPIDTIQNPAAAAIADIIHKQHASPVESEPSRDIPPPQTQRPSQRPEDSYQREPSPPPPTLPQRPPSQQISPPVDRYSPPEPSPPLRPQHATVREQDGQGHVRESPPYNRIGQSTPRSPSGYHLYNINEMVEVMGKRKKMPTTLGINIATGTIFISPEGDGDMQEWTADRLTHYSIEGKHVFLDLVRPSKSIDFHAGAKDTAREIVSALGEISGAYRAEGLKEVIAAGAGGGGKKKGQILYDFMAQGDDEVTVAAGDEVVILDDTKSEEWWMVRRMKNGREGVVPSSYIEITGFVSSQPTGVESGLSTVERNRLEETRLAKEAMRKSRTDSIDSRTSEHKKRDSKSASRPKPDPTKTRLWTDRTKSFTVEAQFIGLQDGKIHLHKTNGVKIAVPIPKMSIEDLEYVEKLTGVSLDEDKPLSDIRRRAQKSEPKSEANRAGASVGPEYDWFDFFLKAGVGPHQCERYAQNFIKDSMDEAILPDITSENLRTLGLKEGDILRVMRHLDNMFGRTGSKSKLRNVSFGGEEVISNGEAGSPGGLFSGPGGVLRNNTRKGRPAPAVQTGDVVDPKAFEQKEDAPNPQERTGTPPASAAVEKPVQRGFDDDAWEVKQPKQPASSAPPSSSPPPATAPPATTQAPVQKQLTGAMADLSLLQAPLQPTPAQPAPAPTSQASQAASSPAAIQPQPTAVPAPQMQPQQTGATPGFFTQVAQIAQQPMQTGPQTFSPQQTGFQQASRQRPQPPQNMAQSSLLPPPPQRPLSAPQNFPQQPSTFGPPPLQPQLTGLPQPGPQIAPPGQSLAELNQQRFNPSLQPQPTGFMPQGQFAGGLVAQPTGFQPQSQFGIQQLQQQQTGFQGLAPQPTGFGGYQPQLQPQQPMPTGINSILPPALQPQPTGMNGASSMPYTVTSPPPVPPIPQQPTAAPLQPQKTGPPPPVRFGVKHDAPKKLTPQPTGLRANLAQATPTNPFGF
- the yos9 gene encoding PRKCSH domain-containing protein, with translation MIRRIRTLTPLLVLACAGSGAWASKKAFNIQDDLLAYPQFQVFFPDEYILDARARELLQNQQESSSASADKTFSEGNDAQVYLGSRKDQSEDVNKETIEGSGFTYEEMLLEGQRYLCSIPQVDNGNRDQTNGAESTSKEDEQREIARATDRGLELLREMEGKCMYYISGWWSYSFCYKKQIKQFHALPSGPGVPNYPPIEDSTTHSFVLGRFPNSGDDEDLEGDAEHKKTTTDVAELQTKGGSRYLVQRLGGGTKCDLTGKDRKIEVQFHCHPQSTDRIGWIKELTTCSYLMVIYTPRLCNDVAFLPPQQDEAHAIECREILSEEEVSDWEANREYHLAQQLVESAITPEFPVVGDIEVGAHKWVGSEGKQIEKGRVASIGEEKIEVVAKRQNGEITRLSKEELKKYGLDPEKIETLKSRLEELAKGKDWTLEIVESNGERGLVGTVDSNDDEKEDHAAQGSISQPAQGTTADKGESNAETGEEKKKADEKIDHYEPEKSGPTTDDADDGSEEIFFKDEL
- a CDS encoding putative C6 transcription factor; its protein translation is MPRASTAPGARLRCRRACDSCKRRKQKCNGEQPCTICIQRRKEAECNFSDKPARLLKANAPKETMLLSEHMVPTPQRQTAMDRLLNALEDHSADLEQQTTDDKDGTAPVPKVARLLRDGQGKFMYIGDSASLSFLQSVRRIVSLSIGRCEFTEDTSRHSMLEAFQGSSATQTGPLSAPPSNDEAQRLARQYVLATSPLLDLFDLEEFYQRLANWVGNPTVDEDTVSSIFYLVLAIGVQVSEVNQDLAEQYFVSGRQLAFSAFTETPSIYTIQSYVLISMYMLGACRRNGAFMNLGIALRAAYAVGIHRRDANALFCTRERRARERVWKSLRMIDLFLSASLGRPPATSDFDHDVRDPATLAGEQQLPRPEAQLSQCVVALCRIFDRILTEVYMKQVVSINVAETISNQHRAWVRYLPTFLSGQTERLSSKNLESMLAAAHVFGAYYWSIILLTRPFFIFRVSQYVKSKSDPGISSNDPRASASRIALFSDACVYSALRCLNIVDDLSRFEALPRRLPFLINSVFNSAVVLGAAFFAEYDNLLPLEEGMDKSEKFLGLFVPHDPHACRFYQIIKYLRGAVAEYVRRRNRQWMERRSKQVDQLFGQVGLRSEPSASSDDVVISRNGEPLAPSPSSPEKLATGSLSAQGAQPTASTGESENDIWNTLCGTQGATALPYDSTISTLTTTGIPIGCSPGGTLTTAQPGMETDAGGQTPLSDLMRKASSPRPSELTAICFPATPMPGPFLMTLLRILHLPLCPRVSFSYFAMSGRISIYSEKYPGCFLASEWSLVGYVFNHHLSILYISISTLSSPFIGYCQMVLDRTIVRCSKYLENDIISRWSNDFFRPNGNQILIPLLDDDLRVLIHVSISQNADLRR